The Ziziphus jujuba cultivar Dongzao chromosome 3, ASM3175591v1 region tatatatatatatatatatatatattttttttttttctcttttactatATAAtgaactatttaaattttattttattttttataaatatgccAAAGATATATTAAAACTTATCTAGTTTAGATTATTTATCGGCTTGCCACCCTTTTACTTCGACGTCGCATAAACTACTAGAAATGACAAGGCCGGGCTTATgtttccacccaaaaaaaaagaaaaaaagaaaaaaagaagaaacaaggaAAATTTATAAATGCTATGTATTTATAATCAATGAAAGAACAAACAAGGAAAATGAATTGTCCATCGATTTCACTCTTACCTCTTTACCCCATTTTGTTTGATCTGCATAGGAGGAAGAAGCTAAGAATTTGGCCTCCTTTATCAATGAATTGGTAGATTCTCTATTATTGATTAAATTAGGCTTGTTGTAGTGGAGAATAGATTTGATAAACTCATTGGATGGGCCAAAATAACTTTTGAGTTCCATTAGGTCAGTCCCTGCTAATTCAGAACACATAAGTTCATTTTTTTGTGCATGGTAATTCAAAACAAAACGGTTTTGTTCTCAGCAAATTGATCCATTCAATGTTGGATTACTTTATACCTTCCTGAACATAATCACCATAGAAACAGACCCTTTTAATATAAAAGCCAGTACATGACAACACTGGTCCATCTAGCCCATCCATACCTTGCCATATTACCTAATACAGAGCCAAAATAAGAATACCCTTTTTGCCTTTATTATATGATTGTAGACATATTTATGCAAATTTAAGCTTAATTACTTGATTACATACCGTATATGTTGATCTGTATTGACAATCATATATATCATTGGTGGCAATATTGTGGAATCTCTGAGGGAATTGAACAAAAGCCAGCGAGGAAGAGAGCTTGGGGTCAATTATTCCTATTTATGGggataaaacaaagaaaaaaaatttaattattcctGTTTATATTTTGGTAAGAATATTGAATTGGATTCAAAtagccttttatatatatttttttaaaaaaataaatatggtcaaaattaatattaaaagtaaacttttatatttattaatttttttactatataacgaactatttaaatttaatttttttaataaatatgccAAAGATATATTAAAACTTATCTAGTTTATAATAtggaaacaataattttaagccttttaatttgaaaatgcaccaaatatagaaaaatataatattttggaatttcacattaccaaaaataatttttttttttaaattaaattgcgTCAATGTCATATCCAATGTTAACTTGGAAATAATTTACTAGTCACTGATTTGAgtagatttttttatatgatattaaaaataaaaataaatttctaacatatggatatccaaaattgaatgaataacggattatttttaggaaaaaaacaatcagaaaataaatcaaaatcaaataatctATAATATGGTCAATGTCTCCACCATTAACTTGGAAACAATTTTAGTGACGCATGCTAATTTTTTTCTATGAttttagaattaaaataaattaataaaatatggatatccaaaattgaatcGCTAAATGAttacttttaagaaaaaaaatcacaaaataaataaaaaaataatatacaatatatttggAAACAATTTTATTGATTCGCGCTAATTTCTTTTCTAcgattttatttgattatattttgtgactgtttttaatttccttaaacGTAATTCAATCAATTAACCATTAAATTTTGGGATGCCATATCATAGGAGAAAATATAGCACTAATCAAGGGAGATGGAGAGGATGTTTGCCCTTTATAAAGtctcaaagaagaagaagagagaaaagcATAACAACCTCTAATCCTTCATAATTTACGTGTGTTATATGTCCCTCTCATTGTTACCATTTTGTTTCTGTGTCATCTGCTATTCATTCTGTTTACCGAAAATGTACAGACGAGAGAAAACACAAGAGAGATCATACCCATCATTCTCTTCGACTATTCTCGAGCAAATAGAGCGGTCAATAATCGACGAGGCCGACAAACATTCATGTGGTGGAGTTGGTGGAGATCGCTTGAAGCTCAAGAATCAAACTAATAGAGCTATGGAAAATGAAGATATCAGTATTCTTGCCCGAGCTTGTGTAATGGAGTATAAGAAGGTTGGAGATAAAGCAGTCAGCGCTCAACGAAGAAGACAGTGTTACGATGGTAATAAATTAGTCCATGATCATAATAATGATCATGACATTATGTCTTCAGAATCTGTGCATTGTTACACCTCGTGTTTCGCATCGCTGATGCCGAAGCCGCCAAAGCCTGTTCGATCCACAACCGAAACAGAGAAGAACAGCACACACACTCGGACTAAGGTTGACCAAATTTTGAAATCAGGGGCTTTGAAGATTTGCAGCAAGGTGAAACAGCCAGTTAATTTCCTTAATTCTCTTTTCACCGCGAAGAAATCCAAGAGCTCCTCTTCCATCCCTGCTGTTCAATCACTTTCAACTTGTCCTTCGGCCTTTTCATATCCCAGATCATGTTTAAGAAAAAACTCTTCACCTTCTTGTAGGAGTGAAAAACTTGGTAATGAAGGGATTAAAAAGACGGTTCGTTTCCACCCTGTAAGTGTTATTGTGGATGAAAATGGTCGCTCATGCGGTCAAAAACGTTTATACGAACCAgaagaacaagaacaaaaagatgtcGACTCATGGAAAGTCAGATGGTCACCGAAGAGGAAGATGGAAGAAGGTGATGAAGTCCAAATGTCTGAAAAAACGCAGCGAGTGGAAAAAGCAGCCAGAGAAGAGTTTATGAGGCATTATCGTCAAATCCAATTGAATAACTGCAAATTTACACTGAGAGATTTTCTGTGCGATGTGGAACAAGTGGATGACGATGCCGTTTTCTGTTCAAGTTCGGATCGTTTCGAGCTTGAAAATCTTGAGTAGATCAGTGCATCGTTATCCTTCTTGATTCACTTTTGATTCTTGATTCACTGCCGGAGTTGTAAGGTTATGGTTTTGGGGTTCTTTCTGAttcgggagagagagagagagagagagagttttggtTTCGAATTCGGGGTACGTGAGCGTAGAGAGAGGGAGAGTGTGTTGTGGTGCTGGGCGTTTTCGAAGGAGACAAGTGAGAGACTATTCAGCTCCAACTGTATGTAAAATTAAAGAATCCACTAAATTGAAGCATTTTTTTATTCGATAAGATTATAATCCATGGTTGGTAGAAATTTAATGGacttaatattattttaccgATTCTTCTTCTTGCTGATTCTTTATACAACATACCCAAAGTTGATTTTATCAGACCAATACCCAACTAAGCTTAAGGCACTACCATAGGctgtctatttatttattattgtcatttgTCAAAACGAAAGCTTTTAaacattaactttttttatttttatttttatttttttaaaatttttaagtatAGAAATAGGTCTATGCTTTCAAATTAAAAGAATGTTGTTTTATAATTGATCCATTTCCAGTTatctattttaatttgatggaaATCTAGGATGAATTTATATTAATCATCATTACAATTTGTTAATTGACACTCGTTATTAGCACTAGATTTAAGACAatggtattaaaatatattttcatttatataaatataatttcttttttcatatgaCGTTTTTGGTTATCACCACCAatccttatatgtatatattatctgtctatatataataagaaaacaaaaccaGTTTCTCAAAACAATTTTATCTAGCAAAACTTTCAAATATGAGCTTAAGTCAGCACAATGTAACGAGGTTTTTGAGTCCCaaaacagtatatatatatatatatataataagaaaacaaaaccaGTTTCGCAAACAATTTTACCTTGCAAAACTTTCAAATGTGAGCTTAAGTCAGCACAATGGAACGATgtcccaaaacaaaaaagctcAAGATTCGATTAGAATTACCCAATTGCCAGCAGAAATTACATTATAGTGAAGAAATTCCTTCGTTGGCTTTTAAAATTAGGTTTCAAGTTTGAAAAGAATCcttctttaatcaaaatcaaCAGTCTGCTCCTTGATTACTCTCCTGCCACAATAACAAGCATCCATCAATCCCCAACCAGAAGGCAAAAGGAAGCGATagaaataaacaacaaaatgaGAAAATGAAAATCTTACCCATTCTATGTACTTGGTCCATCCAACTGGTGTTTGATAAAGAATCAAAGAATAAGCAGAGATGAGATGCTCCTTGCTTGTCATAAATCAAATTCTATCCTTCGGCATCAAACCTGAATTACAAACTGTTAACACTGTTAATAGTTCCtatctatgtatataattgGACAAAAGCACAAATTACATTTTACTACAAACTGAACTGCAAAATGTAGAAGCTTTAGGAGCTCCTTAGTTATCCAAGTATCTCATTTCAATATATCAACGATATCAAGGCAGTAGTCCACATCTACACCTGCAACTCTACTCTCACAGTCCCACTATGCTATCTTGtacttgcaaaaataaaatttaccaaacaGAAAATCTTAAGCATCAACTCATGCAAAATACATACACAACAGTATGGATATGCTTATTAGAAGCAATGTTTAGTAACAAAAGTTATAATAAATGTAACATCCTGAATTATGTGCTCCATTATGCTATTCCACcttatttcttatttaaaaaagtgTTTAAACAACTGAGAGAAACAAATACATATCACCACAAAACATTTAGACACCACACAAATGGTAACAAATCAAAAGTAAAATCATTGTGTAAACTTACTGATTATGAAAAAGCTCATTTTGGTGTAGATGAGGCACGGTGTTCCAGGAATTTCCACGGAGGTCTCCTAGAATTTGATAAAGGCACTCCAATCCCCAAAAGACTCTTTATCCACTTAACCCGGCTTAGAAGTTCCTCCAAGTCCAAAATTGCAACTTCTATAGTATCAGTGCACATTAAATTTAGAGACATGTTTTCATCAACTCTCTTCTTCTCTAAGGACCCATCATTATCTAATCTGTCTTGGCCATCTGTAGTTCCACTTATTTCAGTCCATGAATCTATAAAATGTGAACTTGAACCACTATCAGAGCAACTGGTTTTCCCAATGCCACTATCATCGGCCATGCTAGATTCCATATTCGGCCCTGGTGTCTGCATTTCCACAGCTGCCATAGCACCTAAAGGTTGTGCTCCCTGTCTATAAGGATATTGTGATGCTTGAGCTGTAGGCTGAACACCATTTCTTTCACCTTCATGCATAGTGGCCAAAGCCATGCTTGGAGTAACAACTGCAACTATAAgagttaatccaaattagatcaATTCCTCAGAACAGTTCATAAGAAAACAAAAGGCGCGATAACAAAGAAAATACAGACTAGGGAACTCAACCCACTACTCATGCTCTAGAACTTGTTAAAGACAAATTTAACTTATCAGAATTACCAGCTTTACAATTAATCAAAGTTGAACAATGGTATCAAGATATAATCCTATAATATGAACCCTCATTGCCTATAAGGTCCAACTACTACAAGTGAATAAAATGTCTTATATCCCaacaaacatataataaaataaaccatcTGATACAACACATAAAAGAACAACAAGAACATTTAGCATTCAAGCTTCATGTGCAAATGACCAAGATGTACAAAAAGGCAATGCATATAATATCTACTGGCTCTAGATTTTCTGTCATTCAAATGGAGCAAACCTACTGCCAAGACCACAAGGTCAAAATGGTTATCCTACACAAGTTCAGCCAGGCACACATATATTTGGTATAAACCAAGAGCAAGTGTCCTTGTAGGCTTGCAGCTACCTCACCTTGATTGACAGGCTTAATTATCTGAGCACAAGAATGACCATTATCACTCTCCTGCAACCACCAAGgcattgaaagaaaatcagttACAGGAAAAAGAAATATCCATAACTGATATGAAATACATAAAACCTAAAATACTGTAGAAACAGCTAAAGATgacaagaaataataaaaaagtatcaCAGTCTATATTTAAGCAAAGCCCAGCTTTGCTTTAGTACGTACTTCCCTTGAAAAATGATATATCCAACGCAAACATTATCGAAATTCCTCCATAAATTAGAAGTGAGAACCAAAAAAGTTCAGGGGAAAAAGATCATACATTATGAACTGCATTAATATAAACAATTAAACCTATGAGGAAAAAGAACAAGGGGCATAATATAAATGTGCATTTATACAGTCGTTTTATGCGTAAAACgtttagaaaataaatctaGAATCTACAAAAAACTGCAATAATAGGGAATTACCAGACTTCTAGAAATTTCTGTACCAAGGTTTAAGTAGAAAATTCCTACAatagaaaaggagaaaaaaacatGGATTGATGCAGCATTTAAAGAAGGTGACCACGAAAGGTACCATAGGAGTAGGAACTGTCCAACCATATTCAGGAGACCAATCCAAGGATGGGCGCAGGTCCTTGCAGAAAACATCATACGTTGATCCTTCACCAGCAGGAGGAGGTAGCAACTCTATCTACAAACATAAGAGCACAATTAAGCAATGTAACTCTTTTATTATATGGTAATAATATAATCGTTATattaaattgcaataaattttGATCGTTAATATCCAAAAATTCTCCTTCAgccttttgatgaaaatataatacatccaatatttataatttattagaaacaaatatttgaaaaaaaggcCAGAAAACTTTGTTAAAGTGataatacaatttattcaatttgtttttcAGTGATGATATAATATGATTCCAAGGAAGAGGAAAGGTCTAAGCAAAATCATACATGGATGGTATGTAAAGTAGTTTAACAAGAAAAAGGAGTAATTGGTAAGGTAGAAAACAATTGAGTTCTTAATGGTCAAAATGACAAAACAGCAAAGAATCTAAAGGAACCATAATAGAACCACAACAGAATATACAAAAAGCAAAGATAAATAATCATTCAAAACAGCtaaataattaacataaaaaagcaaataaataataccTTAACCTTCTCATCCCCcaatatttcaattatttttcctGACCAATAGCAAGAATCAAACCACCAATCTACTAAATCTCCCACCTTCCAACTATCAGCAATGATAACTACCACTTCTTTGATTGTATTAATGTCAGGCATTTCACTTTTGTGGCAGATAGTAGGAAAGGAGGGGCGCACCATCAGTGGCAGCTTTGTCTTCCTTGACCTTGAACTAATACCTGGGGGCCTCTGATATAATTTTATCCAGGTTTTttctttgggaaaaaaaaaaaaaaaaaaaacaccccaaAAACCCATGAGAAGATTCAGGGACATAGACCGAAAGCTAACCACAAGCATAAGTACTTCTATATAACAACAAAACCCTAAATCACTATTCTGCTAGACTACAAGCTGATTTTCTTTCACACAGGTGGAAAATACATTTCAATGAGATAGACTCAaaagattttctaatattttttcgCATCGCATCTTTAAAAACCAATGAAGTGTATATAACACCAACaactaatatttaattatagaacCTAAAGAAAACTAATGTAGTACTATTCACGCAAAACTCTGTAACATGCATAAGATAAAAAagatcttctttcttctttgatAGCAGTATAAGAACATACTTCATTATCCATCAagcataaaaacaaaagaatatgcTGATCTATCATACAAACAGGATAGAGTCAATCACATGCATATTATCCATACATCTAATTGTTCAGAATGCATAATGCCATAAAATTGAAGTTGGCCCAAattatgcatatacatatatatatatatatatatatatattcttattttgCTCAACCCAGCTATGTTATCAAGTTAATGGAAATAACACTGAACAGATGGATTGTGTGGAACTCTGTTAGGCCTAGTAGCAGCTACAGCATATTATACTTACTTTCATCTGGAAAGTCAGCATACTCCAACTTATGTGCCAGCTGATTTAATCTCCAGCCAATGTCATGTATCTAAAGCAACGTAAAAGCAAGGTAAAAGCATTCTTAAAATCATGAAATCTTTCTCTTGTAATGTTCtctaaattcaacaataaacaaaaacagAGTTCAAGCAAATAGTGCTCTTACCTTGCACCTGAACCATGCACCACGAAAACCTTGAATGAACGATCTTGATTCTACCTCATCGCCAACTTCAAATGGCAAGTTATGCAAGCCCATGATCATCCATCAAAAAGTATACAGCTGCACCATACACATTGccaattttaaaagaatcttCTTAGAGCAAAAGAAGATACAGTTATTAAAGTATAAAATAGTTCACAATATGCTACGACATGTCAAATGCATTATGCATCAAATATTTGCTAAAATTCCTTGAAAGCATCATCTGTTCCCCTTTACAAAGGTAGGAAGTTCTCATTAGTCATCAGTGAAAAAGAAGAACATCAATAACAAGAAACACCAACCTCTAAACATAATCATTTATCGAACTTGAACATGCAAATTACTACCAAGAATTCAACAATAAGTGTCCATACAGGGAGAGTGAAGAAATTTGAACTAATATATGCTCTATTACATTGCAGATAGTAAGGATGCCCAAACCTCAATGACCTCTAACCAATCCATTCATTTGAATATGCAAAACAGAGCATATGATCCCAAGATCAATTATGCAAACCTCATACAAACGATAGACAAAAGGTTAAATCCAGCTTCCATCCACAGATGAGAAAAAGTTTACAAGAAAAGATTAAAGAAAATTCACAAAcctaatcttaaaaaaaaagattatatatatatatatatatatatctatcctTGCTCCAAAATGCCTAACCTCCAGTGCTTTGAATCTGCTAAGGACCTTCTCTCGTGAGAATTTCTTGTTGAGGTTTGTAATACCCAATTTGATAACCCTACTTCCCCCAATTTAATATCAGTGTTAAAAAGAAAACTGTTAAGCTTTCAAACAATTCTCCATTTCCTTCCCTCCTTTACCTCTGGATGAACCCTAGAAAACCCTCCATAGCTACACATCCCCTATTCAGAGTCCAGTATATATATGAGCCTAGAAGTCCCTCCGGCTGAAAAAGTCCAACACCTTTCAAATCCTAGTAAAAGTAGATATAAAAATATCCCCATTAACCTATTTTAAAGTGTTTCCAGAActttgaaacaaaaattaacaaagataaaaaaataaaaatctcaggGTTTTAAACAAAACCTCTTAGTTTCTAATACCCAATTTAATAACCCTATTCCCTCCACCTCTCAACGAAAACTGGCCTAAACCTCATAGTTACATCGCTCTTCTACATTCCGAAGCAATAATTTAAATTCTCTgcattttgcaaaatttaaaaaaaaaaaaaattagtttctcactcgaaaaaacaaaaaaatcatctACAATTTCGCGTAACTCAAAATTCTGTCAACAAAATTTGAATACATGAAATTTTCCTCATATTTCAAGAAAACAGAAACATTTTCaagtgcccaaaaaaaaaaaattcgtaaCCTTACCAAATTCATTGACGCAGCTTGAGAACAGCGATTTAGCACTTTGATAGATAGATCATCTCCCTCCAATTTTTACGACTTCTTCTCTTTCCCCaaaacactttttttctttttttttttttttggaacgcCAACCACAAACTGTACAGGACTTTGTTTTAAATCAAAACCACCGAATTcactgttttgttttgttttttttttttgttttttttttttttttcagtcaagcgcttaaaattttatttctgatttaaaaaaaaaaaaaaaaaagtgtttttcaaaaataacttttcggaaactgtttttaaaaattcaattctCTCTCACCATCTGCAAACTGTACAAGGCTTTGTTTTAAAGCAAAACCACcgaattcattttttttcttttttcttttttcagtcgagcgcttgaaattttatttgattttaaaaaacaaataaaaagtgttttttaactttttcgaAACTGTTTCTATaatattcaattctctctcacCTTTGGGTAAAAAATTGGGCTTGCCAATGAATCCAAAAAGcccatattaaaaaattttattcgaGCCCATTTAATGTTAAAGAGGCTGACCCAAACTACCAAATTATTTCAGATCCAACCCATGACAATTCACAAACCCTAATTACACAAcaaggcaaaataaaaaaaaaataatagtaataaaaaaagaaaaaaaaaggaaagtggGGTCCACAGAGTGCAAGGCGAATCTAGACCGAGCTAATACCCTGTTTGGCACCGAAATGAGTCAAGCCCATGGAACCACTCTTTAGCTTCTTCTGCTGCTCTCTCCCCCACGTTTTGTCACCGACCTCCATATAAAgccaacatttttttattttattttattttatttttctttcttatccaatttcattgaatttttgtgttttttatataaatttttacaatttttttttttttggggaatataaaaaagagaagagaaagagaagcaaACAAAGCCACCACTTTTCTAACACACACATATCCTTCACCTCTTTACACAAAACAGAGTCACAAAACTTtccttataaaatattaaaaataacaataaatgaaatatgtagatatatgtattggaaaatatttatttcggAATATAacgaattaaataaaaattaatttttacgatttttcttttttgggttcggcctttgctctctctctctctctctttctctctctttttttcgcTGTGCTGCTTCTTCgcctctctttctctgtctattttctctctttccattttttttgttctttctctctctagaatcTCAGAGCTTCCGTTGGCCATTGAGAAATAAGCTCTGGTCTTCTTTCCAGGTTTGTATGGCCATTCGATCTATGAGATGTCGTTGCAAATTCTGTATTCTGAAAA contains the following coding sequences:
- the LOC107422973 gene encoding uncharacterized protein LOC107422973 isoform X1, producing the protein MIMGLHNLPFEVGDEVESRSFIQGFRGAWFRCKIHDIGWRLNQLAHKLEYADFPDEKKTWIKLYQRPPGISSRSRKTKLPLMVRPSFPTICHKSEMPDINTIKEVVVIIADSWKVGDLVDWWFDSCYWSGKIIEILGDEKVKIELLPPPAGEGSTYDVFCKDLRPSLDWSPEYGWTVPTPMESDNGHSCAQIIKPVNQVAVVTPSMALATMHEGERNGVQPTAQASQYPYRQGAQPLGAMAAVEMQTPGPNMESSMADDSGIGKTSCSDSGSSSHFIDSWTEISGTTDGQDRLDNDGSLEKKRVDENMSLNLMCTDTIEVAILDLEELLSRVKWIKSLLGIGVPLSNSRRPPWKFLEHRASSTPK
- the LOC107422970 gene encoding protein BIG GRAIN 1-like B, encoding MYRREKTQERSYPSFSSTILEQIERSIIDEADKHSCGGVGGDRLKLKNQTNRAMENEDISILARACVMEYKKVGDKAVSAQRRRQCYDGNKLVHDHNNDHDIMSSESVHCYTSCFASLMPKPPKPVRSTTETEKNSTHTRTKVDQILKSGALKICSKVKQPVNFLNSLFTAKKSKSSSSIPAVQSLSTCPSAFSYPRSCLRKNSSPSCRSEKLGNEGIKKTVRFHPVSVIVDENGRSCGQKRLYEPEEQEQKDVDSWKVRWSPKRKMEEGDEVQMSEKTQRVEKAAREEFMRHYRQIQLNNCKFTLRDFLCDVEQVDDDAVFCSSSDRFELENLE
- the LOC107422973 gene encoding uncharacterized protein LOC107422973 isoform X2 — encoded protein: MIMGLHNLPFEVGDEVESRSFIQGFRGAWFRCKIHDIGWRLNQLAHKLEYADFPDEKKTWIKLYQRPPGISSRSRKTKLPLMVRPSFPTICHKSEMPDINTIKEVVVIIADSWKVGDLVDWWFDSCYWSGKIIEILGDEKVKIELLPPPAGEGSTYDVFCKDLRPSLDWSPEYGWTVPTPMESDNGHSCAQIIKPVNQVVTPSMALATMHEGERNGVQPTAQASQYPYRQGAQPLGAMAAVEMQTPGPNMESSMADDSGIGKTSCSDSGSSSHFIDSWTEISGTTDGQDRLDNDGSLEKKRVDENMSLNLMCTDTIEVAILDLEELLSRVKWIKSLLGIGVPLSNSRRPPWKFLEHRASSTPK